Proteins from a single region of Chitinibacter bivalviorum:
- a CDS encoding alpha-2-macroglobulin family protein, whose translation MRVKSVLVATLVLTAISTFAVAANVVQFSPQGEVKEVQQVRLTFDTSVIALGNSAAPAPLTFSCALKGKSHWIDDKTWVLDLEQTPPANTDCRFTPKSGWKDLKGAALPANLSYRFFTGAPIVTQSWPSEGQIEEDQAFVLQFNGAAPKLDMLYCQSSSLPERIPVKALSSSDRAALLKHLDLEKHAATIATVRCDQRLAPDSKLMLVHTRDKAAADKLNFSVRPPFTATMNCLRENAKGACIPFKPISVKFSSPVQAKLAMAIRLNGAEAKRAPQAEQNNKGAALEEITFAPPFSPLESLSLVLPDGFSDEVGRPLANANRFPLAIKMADYPPLAKFAAAPFGIIESSSDAAVPMTLRGVEADLKIKSVQLDGKALRVTDDAQMMNWLGKVLRYHESSVEVGKRSVETRRLSLLEKEKSAQPMKLPSQPDKNGKWPFEVVGIPVATPGFYVFEVSSKILGKSLLASNKPMYVRTAALVTNMAVHLKQSRENTAVWVTTLDKGRPVPQAQINIYDCAGKSLWSGKANENGIALINQRLDAGRCGNQEGEEALSGLFVTARAKDAAGNDDVSFVRSSWNKGIESWRFPFPTSSDETSAIIAHTVLDRSLLRVGETVSLKHFLRVQGSKGLSLLKNDQLPQQLRIVHDGSGNEVNLPLTWRKGRYAESTFTLPKDAKLGEYSLYLERKGTRSRDDSDAPANPALDGYSLHSGNFRVEAFRLPVMTGRINAEKGANIGSKDIPLNVSLAWGNGGPAKSWPVQVSAMLNTSYERPSNYESYTFSPPQAGPEQKQPSLDGKVILDKAAVVLDQNGNGKTAISNLPALDRRYDLVSEMTFSDPNGEVQSITRRIPLWPAAIQIGLSVDSWITTGRALQLKAVVLDTNGKPVANKDVKVSLREHKYLSARKRLVGGFYAWDNSEEIADKGKVCSETTNGQGLVFCEINLKDAGDMELIVEAKDDQGRVTRSAQNVWVSQHDELWFDADNNDRIDILPEKLSYEPGETAHFQVRMPFRKATAWIAIEREGILETRTVELDGKTASFDLKIAADWTPNVYVSVLAVRGRVRDVPWYSFFTWGWKTPGEWWNAYWKEGKDYVPPTALVDLSRPAFKYGIAEIQVGSAAKELKVTVTPARKIYSIRELAEIVVSVKLPNGKPAPAGTEVAFAAVDEALLELQPNTSWALMQAMYQRHSYGVDTATAQLEVVGKRHYGRKALPPGGGGGKAPTRELLETLLTWQPNVVLDANGTARVKVPINDALTRFRLVAVVDQGNDLFGTGESSITVQQDLQLVSGIPPLVREGDQLAAGITLRNGSDRKMKVAVNAAAGINNLPTQQLDIPAGESRHIVWPIAIPNDVHELQWQFSAQEVGGKALDKLAIRQQVEPAVPVTVEQATLQRVTGDLQIPVALPANALAGRGGIRISLQDKLGSDLPSVRRWFLEYPYSCLEQKTSVALGLGDATRWQKLMTELPLYLDSDGLAGYFPQSEGGSISGSDTLTAYVLAASHEAGLAIPDTARQRMINALSAFVEGKIKRDLYISRQDLDARRLTAMEALARYDAFRPAMLDVLDLNAQKMSTAMLVDWLSLLNRAKAIPQQAAKITEASNLLRARLTYQGTRMVFSTERDDYAWWLMGSADVNAAKLLLATRNLPDWQADMPRVLTGLLARQQKGSWQTTTANLWGTLAVAQFSRQFENTPVTGNTTASLGTQKLNLNWPAKDGHLGVFAWPATGKEPVVLKQTGSGEPWATVQVEAAVVLKAPRYAGYSIKKTLTPISQKVAGQYQPGDIVKVTLDVTAQADMTWVVVNDPIPAGATIQGNGLGRDSAIATSEVKAGSYADYVERSFSGYRAYYSYVPRGGLKVEYTLRLNNSGTFQLPPTRVEAMYAPDVFGLLPNAPMKVSEAK comes from the coding sequence ATGCGAGTAAAGTCAGTATTGGTTGCGACTCTAGTTTTAACTGCGATCAGCACATTCGCCGTTGCCGCCAATGTGGTGCAATTTAGCCCACAAGGCGAAGTCAAGGAAGTACAGCAAGTTCGGCTGACTTTTGATACCAGCGTGATCGCACTGGGCAATAGCGCCGCACCTGCACCGCTGACTTTCAGTTGTGCGCTTAAAGGCAAAAGTCATTGGATTGACGATAAAACCTGGGTACTCGATTTGGAGCAAACGCCGCCCGCCAATACCGATTGCCGCTTTACGCCCAAATCGGGTTGGAAAGACTTAAAAGGCGCAGCGTTGCCGGCTAATCTGAGCTACCGCTTTTTTACTGGCGCGCCGATCGTGACGCAAAGCTGGCCGAGCGAAGGGCAGATCGAAGAAGATCAGGCTTTTGTGCTGCAATTTAATGGTGCTGCACCCAAGCTCGATATGCTGTATTGCCAATCAAGCAGCTTGCCCGAGCGCATTCCGGTGAAAGCACTCAGTAGCAGCGACAGAGCTGCGCTACTTAAACACCTCGATCTGGAAAAACACGCGGCGACAATAGCGACCGTGCGCTGCGATCAGCGTCTGGCACCCGATAGCAAGCTGATGCTGGTGCATACGCGTGATAAAGCTGCTGCCGATAAGCTCAATTTCTCAGTACGGCCACCTTTTACCGCGACGATGAACTGTTTGCGCGAAAACGCCAAAGGCGCGTGCATTCCATTCAAACCAATCAGCGTCAAATTTAGCTCGCCTGTGCAGGCCAAACTAGCGATGGCAATTCGTTTAAATGGTGCAGAGGCTAAACGCGCGCCGCAAGCCGAGCAAAATAATAAAGGCGCCGCACTCGAAGAAATTACGTTTGCGCCGCCATTTTCGCCGCTAGAAAGCTTATCGCTCGTGTTGCCCGATGGTTTTAGCGATGAAGTAGGGCGTCCGCTTGCCAATGCCAATCGTTTCCCGTTGGCCATTAAAATGGCCGATTATCCACCGCTGGCCAAATTTGCTGCAGCGCCATTTGGCATTATCGAATCGAGTAGCGATGCGGCTGTCCCGATGACACTGCGCGGCGTTGAAGCCGATTTGAAAATTAAATCGGTGCAGCTTGATGGCAAAGCGCTGCGTGTGACTGATGACGCGCAAATGATGAACTGGCTGGGCAAAGTGCTTCGCTACCATGAAAGCAGCGTCGAAGTTGGCAAGCGCAGCGTAGAGACGCGTCGCCTGTCTTTGCTGGAAAAGGAAAAATCAGCGCAGCCGATGAAATTGCCATCGCAGCCGGATAAAAACGGGAAGTGGCCTTTTGAAGTTGTCGGTATTCCGGTGGCTACACCTGGTTTTTATGTATTCGAAGTGTCGTCCAAAATCCTTGGTAAATCGCTATTGGCCAGCAATAAGCCGATGTATGTGCGCACCGCAGCGCTGGTCACCAATATGGCGGTGCATCTGAAGCAATCGCGCGAAAACACCGCGGTGTGGGTGACGACGCTGGATAAAGGTCGCCCAGTGCCGCAAGCGCAAATCAATATTTACGATTGCGCCGGCAAGTCATTGTGGTCGGGCAAAGCCAATGAGAACGGCATTGCGCTGATTAATCAGCGACTGGATGCGGGCCGTTGTGGCAATCAAGAAGGCGAGGAAGCGCTGTCGGGCTTATTTGTCACCGCACGCGCCAAAGACGCTGCAGGCAATGATGATGTGTCTTTTGTTCGTTCGAGTTGGAATAAAGGCATCGAATCTTGGCGCTTTCCATTTCCAACCAGTAGTGACGAAACTTCAGCGATTATCGCGCATACGGTGCTCGATCGATCTTTGCTGCGCGTAGGCGAGACGGTTTCGCTCAAGCATTTCTTGCGCGTGCAAGGCAGTAAAGGCTTATCACTGCTAAAAAATGATCAGTTGCCACAACAGCTACGTATTGTTCACGATGGTAGCGGCAATGAAGTGAATCTCCCGCTGACGTGGCGCAAAGGTCGCTATGCCGAAAGTACATTTACGCTGCCCAAAGACGCCAAGCTTGGCGAGTATTCGCTGTATCTGGAACGCAAAGGCACGCGCAGCCGCGACGATAGCGACGCGCCTGCTAATCCGGCGCTCGATGGCTATAGCTTGCACAGCGGCAATTTCCGCGTTGAAGCTTTCCGTCTGCCAGTGATGACAGGGCGTATTAACGCCGAAAAAGGCGCGAATATTGGCAGCAAAGATATTCCATTGAATGTGTCGCTGGCGTGGGGTAATGGCGGCCCGGCCAAAAGCTGGCCAGTGCAAGTGAGCGCCATGCTCAATACCAGTTATGAGCGCCCAAGTAATTACGAAAGCTACACTTTCTCGCCACCTCAGGCTGGGCCTGAGCAAAAACAGCCATCGCTAGACGGTAAAGTCATACTCGATAAAGCGGCGGTAGTACTCGATCAGAACGGCAATGGCAAAACGGCGATCAGCAATCTGCCTGCGCTCGATAGGCGCTACGATCTGGTTAGCGAAATGACGTTTAGCGACCCGAATGGCGAAGTGCAAAGCATTACGCGCCGCATTCCATTGTGGCCAGCGGCAATTCAAATCGGTCTGAGCGTTGATAGCTGGATTACGACCGGCCGCGCATTGCAATTGAAAGCGGTGGTGCTCGATACCAATGGCAAACCGGTTGCCAATAAAGACGTCAAAGTGAGCTTACGCGAGCATAAATATTTATCTGCGCGTAAACGCCTCGTTGGCGGTTTTTATGCTTGGGATAACAGCGAAGAAATAGCCGATAAAGGCAAAGTTTGTAGCGAAACGACCAATGGGCAAGGGCTGGTTTTCTGCGAAATCAATCTGAAAGACGCTGGCGATATGGAGCTGATAGTCGAAGCCAAAGACGATCAGGGCCGAGTAACGCGCAGCGCGCAAAATGTGTGGGTTAGCCAACACGACGAGTTGTGGTTTGACGCCGACAATAACGACCGCATTGATATCCTGCCGGAAAAACTGAGCTATGAGCCCGGAGAAACTGCGCACTTTCAAGTGCGCATGCCGTTTCGAAAAGCCACCGCTTGGATTGCGATTGAGCGCGAAGGTATTTTGGAGACGCGTACGGTCGAGCTTGATGGCAAAACCGCCAGTTTTGATCTGAAAATCGCTGCTGATTGGACGCCAAATGTGTACGTATCGGTGTTGGCCGTGCGCGGCCGCGTGCGCGATGTGCCGTGGTATTCCTTCTTTACCTGGGGTTGGAAAACACCAGGCGAATGGTGGAATGCGTACTGGAAAGAAGGCAAAGACTATGTGCCGCCAACCGCACTAGTCGATTTATCACGTCCGGCGTTTAAATACGGCATTGCCGAGATTCAGGTCGGCAGCGCGGCCAAAGAGCTTAAAGTCACCGTCACGCCTGCGCGCAAAATTTACAGCATACGGGAGCTGGCCGAAATCGTGGTTAGCGTTAAATTACCGAATGGCAAACCGGCACCTGCAGGAACTGAAGTCGCTTTTGCTGCGGTCGATGAAGCGCTGCTGGAGTTGCAACCCAATACCAGCTGGGCGCTGATGCAGGCGATGTACCAGCGCCACAGCTATGGCGTTGATACGGCAACGGCGCAGCTCGAAGTCGTTGGTAAACGCCATTACGGGCGCAAAGCGCTGCCACCGGGTGGCGGCGGCGGTAAAGCGCCAACGCGCGAATTACTGGAAACCTTGCTGACCTGGCAGCCGAACGTCGTGCTCGACGCCAACGGCACGGCGCGTGTGAAAGTACCGATTAATGACGCGTTGACGCGTTTCAGGTTGGTCGCGGTCGTTGATCAGGGTAATGATCTGTTTGGCACGGGAGAGAGCAGCATTACCGTGCAGCAAGATTTGCAGCTGGTGTCGGGCATTCCACCGTTAGTGCGCGAAGGCGATCAGCTCGCGGCGGGCATTACGCTGCGCAATGGCAGTGATCGCAAAATGAAAGTGGCGGTCAATGCTGCTGCAGGCATTAATAATCTGCCCACGCAGCAGCTCGATATTCCAGCTGGCGAATCGCGCCATATTGTGTGGCCGATTGCGATACCGAATGACGTGCACGAGTTGCAATGGCAATTTAGCGCGCAAGAAGTGGGCGGAAAGGCGCTCGATAAACTGGCCATTCGCCAGCAAGTTGAGCCCGCGGTGCCGGTCACGGTCGAGCAGGCGACGCTGCAACGCGTAACGGGCGATTTGCAAATTCCGGTCGCGCTACCTGCCAATGCATTGGCGGGCCGTGGCGGTATTCGTATTTCGTTGCAAGATAAACTCGGCTCTGATTTGCCTAGCGTTCGCCGCTGGTTCCTCGAGTATCCGTATTCTTGCCTAGAGCAAAAAACCTCAGTAGCTCTGGGGCTGGGTGATGCAACGCGTTGGCAAAAACTGATGACCGAGCTGCCGCTGTACCTTGATAGCGATGGCTTGGCAGGGTATTTCCCACAAAGCGAAGGTGGGTCAATCTCTGGGAGTGATACTCTGACCGCGTATGTACTGGCGGCCAGTCATGAAGCAGGACTGGCAATTCCTGATACGGCACGTCAGCGCATGATTAACGCGCTGAGCGCTTTTGTTGAAGGCAAAATCAAACGCGATTTGTATATCTCGCGTCAGGATCTGGACGCGCGTCGTTTAACTGCGATGGAAGCATTGGCGCGCTACGATGCTTTCCGTCCAGCGATGCTCGATGTGCTCGATCTCAATGCGCAGAAAATGAGTACTGCGATGCTGGTTGATTGGTTGTCATTGCTTAATCGCGCCAAAGCGATCCCGCAGCAAGCAGCTAAAATCACCGAGGCGAGCAATTTGCTGCGCGCGCGCTTAACGTATCAAGGCACACGGATGGTGTTTAGCACCGAGCGCGATGATTACGCCTGGTGGTTAATGGGCAGCGCCGATGTGAATGCCGCCAAATTGCTGCTGGCGACGCGTAACTTGCCAGATTGGCAAGCCGATATGCCACGCGTGCTAACGGGTCTATTGGCGCGTCAGCAAAAAGGCAGTTGGCAAACGACAACGGCCAATTTATGGGGCACATTGGCGGTGGCGCAATTTTCGCGTCAATTTGAAAATACGCCAGTGACGGGCAACACAACGGCGAGCTTGGGAACGCAAAAGCTCAACTTGAACTGGCCAGCCAAAGATGGCCATTTAGGCGTGTTCGCTTGGCCCGCAACTGGCAAAGAACCGGTTGTACTCAAGCAAACTGGCAGCGGCGAGCCGTGGGCGACAGTGCAAGTCGAAGCTGCGGTGGTGCTCAAAGCCCCGCGCTACGCGGGCTACAGCATCAAGAAAACACTAACGCCTATCAGCCAGAAAGTTGCTGGCCAGTATCAACCGGGAGATATCGTTAAAGTCACGCTCGATGTTACCGCACAAGCGGATATGACTTGGGTGGTAGTCAATGACCCGATTCCGGCTGGGGCAACGATACAGGGCAATGGACTAGGGCGAGATTCGGCGATTGCCACCAGTGAAGTTAAAGCCGGCAGCTACGCCGACTATGTCGAGCGCAGTTTCTCGGGCTACCGCGCTTACTACAGCTATGTACCACGCGGTGGTTTGAAAGTGGAATACACCTTGCGCCTCAATAACTCAGGTACTTTCCAGCTGCCGCCAACGCGTGTTGAAGCAATGTACGCGCCGGATGTGTTTGGTCTGTTGCCTAATGCTCCAATGAAAGTGAGCGAGGCGAAATAG
- a CDS encoding DUF2256 domain-containing protein, which produces MTHHKLTLPKKICPICQRSFAWRKKWEKNWASVKYCSVRCAQNRGKA; this is translated from the coding sequence ATGACACACCATAAACTGACCTTGCCGAAGAAAATCTGCCCAATTTGCCAACGCTCTTTTGCTTGGCGCAAGAAATGGGAGAAAAACTGGGCGTCGGTCAAATATTGCAGCGTACGTTGCGCGCAGAACAGGGGTAAAGCATGA
- a CDS encoding SDR family NAD(P)-dependent oxidoreductase, protein MAKTIWITGATGAIGSALSHELAGQGCRLILSGRNEASLLSLAAEINGETLVVPGDLSAAGTADIILQTAQQLNFIPTGFAHCVGSTLIRPLHLTAAHDCEAVFAQNYFSAFYALKAFVNLQLNTKTPASAVLIGSLVASAGFPNHEAIASAKAAVASLAQTAAATYANKAIRVNAVMPGLTRSALSARLTGTPEALARNAQMNPMGLVGEGKDSAALIAFLLSDAARWITGQIIGVDGGHAHLHPLPRT, encoded by the coding sequence ATGGCAAAAACGATCTGGATTACCGGTGCGACCGGCGCGATTGGTTCTGCATTGTCACATGAGTTGGCTGGTCAAGGATGTCGCCTAATCTTGAGTGGCCGCAATGAAGCAAGTTTGCTGAGCTTAGCGGCTGAGATCAATGGCGAGACATTGGTTGTGCCTGGAGATTTAAGCGCCGCTGGCACAGCGGACATAATTTTACAGACCGCACAGCAACTCAATTTTATTCCTACGGGTTTTGCGCATTGCGTTGGCTCGACTTTGATCCGCCCCTTGCATCTGACTGCGGCGCACGACTGCGAAGCCGTATTTGCGCAAAACTATTTTTCTGCTTTTTATGCGCTCAAAGCCTTTGTCAATCTGCAACTGAATACCAAAACGCCTGCCTCTGCGGTGCTCATTGGCTCTTTGGTTGCCAGTGCAGGTTTTCCGAATCACGAAGCGATTGCCAGTGCGAAAGCGGCGGTAGCCAGTTTGGCACAAACGGCGGCAGCGACCTATGCCAACAAAGCCATTCGCGTCAATGCGGTGATGCCGGGTTTGACTCGTTCTGCGTTATCGGCGCGTTTGACAGGCACCCCTGAAGCACTCGCGCGCAATGCACAAATGAACCCCATGGGCCTGGTAGGTGAAGGAAAGGACAGCGCAGCCCTGATTGCATTTTTACTCAGTGACGCGGCGCGCTGGATCACAGGGCAAATCATTGGTGTTGATGGTGGACACGCCCATTTGCATCCGCTACCGAGAACATAA
- a CDS encoding DASH family cryptochrome → MKQAVYWFRNDLRLSDNAALAHACQQADQITLVYCLPPEENTQWGFARLGQHRKSFLADTLIDLAAQCVQRGNRLLIVEGVPTMVLPSILQNLKANTVYCEAIAAPYEMAQVEELRTQGYCIETIWQSSLLDPSTLPFHPQDLPLIFTTFRQQIEQSGTVPPAPLDLIKHLPAAPSTAQALHSVDLSEWAGTPSVDERSAFPYHHPQWHGGATAALAHLQRYFASGLADQYKHTRNGLIGCDYSSKFSPWLASGALSARQIYQQLIAHEAINGANESTYWIWFELLWRDYFRLLHLRFGSQLYHAKGLNDAATISHQADYFFKWCQGETGQPFIDAGIRELAATGYLSNRMRQNVASFLIHDLQCDWRAGAAWFESQLIDYDVYSNQGNWLYLAGLGTDPRPNRRFNIEKQIKNYDPNHDYLQLWSH, encoded by the coding sequence GTGAAGCAAGCGGTTTATTGGTTTCGCAATGATTTACGCCTCAGCGATAACGCGGCATTAGCACATGCTTGCCAGCAAGCGGATCAAATCACCTTGGTTTACTGTCTGCCACCCGAAGAAAATACTCAGTGGGGGTTTGCTCGCCTAGGTCAGCACCGAAAATCATTTCTGGCTGATACCCTTATAGACCTGGCGGCGCAGTGTGTCCAAAGAGGAAATCGTTTGCTGATTGTAGAGGGTGTTCCAACCATGGTTTTGCCGTCTATTTTGCAAAATCTGAAGGCCAATACGGTTTATTGCGAGGCGATTGCCGCGCCGTATGAAATGGCGCAAGTAGAGGAACTTCGTACCCAAGGCTACTGCATCGAGACCATTTGGCAATCGAGCTTGCTAGATCCGTCCACACTGCCATTTCATCCTCAAGACTTGCCGTTGATATTCACTACTTTTCGCCAACAAATTGAACAATCGGGCACCGTGCCACCAGCTCCACTCGATTTAATCAAACATTTACCTGCGGCACCGAGCACTGCACAAGCACTACACAGCGTCGATTTAAGCGAATGGGCGGGCACGCCTTCCGTGGATGAACGAAGTGCATTTCCCTATCATCATCCGCAATGGCATGGTGGAGCGACTGCGGCGCTGGCGCATTTACAGCGTTATTTTGCGTCTGGTTTGGCAGATCAATATAAGCACACTCGCAATGGCTTGATTGGCTGCGATTACTCCAGCAAGTTTTCGCCCTGGCTAGCCAGTGGCGCGCTATCGGCAAGGCAGATTTATCAGCAATTAATCGCTCATGAAGCAATCAATGGCGCGAATGAAAGCACCTACTGGATTTGGTTCGAATTGCTATGGCGGGATTATTTCAGGTTATTGCATCTACGTTTTGGCTCGCAACTGTATCACGCCAAAGGCCTGAATGATGCAGCGACGATTTCACATCAAGCCGATTATTTTTTTAAGTGGTGTCAGGGTGAAACTGGCCAGCCATTTATCGACGCTGGCATTCGCGAGCTAGCTGCCACGGGTTATCTTTCCAACCGAATGCGACAAAATGTGGCCAGCTTCCTGATTCATGATTTGCAATGTGATTGGCGAGCTGGTGCAGCATGGTTTGAATCACAGTTGATTGATTACGATGTGTATAGCAATCAAGGAAATTGGCTGTATTTAGCCGGTCTCGGCACTGATCCAAGGCCAAATCGACGCTTTAATATTGAAAAGCAGATTAAAAACTACGATCCCAATCATGATTATTTGCAGCTATGGTCTCACTAA
- a CDS encoding cryptochrome/photolyase family protein has product MSTLRLILGDQLNIRHSWFSQIERERDDVLYVLMELRSETDYAHHHAQKVLGIFAAMRGFAQALQQAGCRVRYIKIGDTDNRQDFIGNLSDLIASEQITQLERQQADEYRLESQFQAAESELGILVKVVDSEHFLADRAVISTQFAQKIPRMEFFYRALRKQYQILLDADGQPLGGQWNFDQDNRKRWTGQPAAPQWPNYAADLRDLWGEIVSAGVKTLGQPRAESFPWPITRTQAKDALSTFIANALPNFGAYQDAMSTASPTLFHAGLSFALNLKLLHPLEVIHAALAEFAAGRVSIATVEGFVRQILGWREFVRGVYWARMPAYGQLNALEHQRSLPSWYWNGQTKMNCLKHAIAQSLELGYAHHIQRLMVTGNFALLAGILPDEVDAWYLGIYVDAFEWVEMPNTRGMSQYADGGLLGSKPYAGSASYINKMSDYCKGCHYEPKQRHGEGACPFNSLYWHFHHRHAATLEKNPRLGMTYQTWRKMADDEKSATLAQAERYLSQLDNL; this is encoded by the coding sequence ATGAGCACACTCCGGCTGATTTTGGGTGACCAACTTAATATTCGCCACAGCTGGTTTAGCCAAATCGAGCGTGAACGCGATGATGTGCTGTATGTGTTGATGGAGCTACGTAGCGAAACTGATTACGCCCACCACCATGCACAAAAGGTGCTGGGAATTTTTGCTGCCATGCGCGGGTTTGCACAAGCCTTGCAACAGGCGGGTTGCCGCGTGCGCTACATAAAAATTGGCGATACTGATAATCGCCAAGACTTTATTGGCAATTTATCTGACTTGATTGCCAGCGAGCAGATAACGCAACTGGAACGCCAACAAGCGGATGAATATCGACTAGAAAGCCAATTTCAGGCCGCCGAATCTGAGTTGGGGATTTTAGTTAAAGTCGTTGATAGCGAGCATTTCCTTGCGGATCGAGCGGTGATCAGTACGCAATTTGCGCAAAAAATCCCACGTATGGAGTTTTTTTACCGCGCGTTACGCAAGCAGTATCAAATTTTACTCGATGCCGATGGTCAGCCGCTGGGTGGGCAATGGAATTTCGATCAAGACAATCGCAAACGCTGGACTGGCCAACCCGCTGCGCCACAATGGCCCAATTACGCTGCTGATTTGCGCGATTTGTGGGGCGAAATTGTGTCTGCGGGTGTCAAAACACTAGGACAGCCGCGGGCTGAATCTTTTCCTTGGCCGATCACGCGCACTCAGGCCAAAGATGCACTGAGTACATTTATTGCAAATGCATTGCCTAATTTTGGCGCGTATCAAGATGCAATGAGCACCGCATCCCCGACCTTATTTCACGCAGGACTCTCGTTTGCACTCAATCTCAAATTACTGCACCCGCTCGAAGTGATTCACGCGGCTTTGGCTGAATTTGCTGCTGGCCGTGTTTCGATTGCGACTGTGGAAGGTTTTGTGCGGCAAATTTTAGGCTGGCGGGAATTTGTACGCGGCGTGTATTGGGCGCGTATGCCGGCGTATGGTCAGCTCAATGCGCTTGAACATCAGCGCAGTTTGCCCAGCTGGTATTGGAATGGGCAAACCAAAATGAATTGCCTCAAACACGCCATCGCTCAGTCGCTCGAACTGGGCTATGCGCACCATATTCAACGTCTGATGGTAACGGGCAACTTTGCTTTGTTGGCAGGGATTTTACCCGATGAAGTGGATGCGTGGTATTTGGGGATTTATGTTGATGCATTCGAATGGGTGGAAATGCCCAATACGCGCGGGATGAGCCAATACGCCGATGGTGGCTTGCTGGGTAGCAAACCCTATGCAGGCTCGGCCAGCTATATCAATAAAATGAGTGATTATTGCAAAGGCTGCCATTACGAGCCCAAACAGCGCCACGGCGAAGGCGCTTGCCCATTCAATAGCCTGTATTGGCATTTTCATCATCGTCACGCGGCAACCCTCGAAAAAAATCCAAGACTGGGAATGACTTATCAGACCTGGCGAAAAATGGCCGACGATGAAAAGTCAGCGACTTTGGCACAGGCTGAGCGGTATTTATCGCAACTGGATAATCTATAA
- a CDS encoding NAD(P)/FAD-dependent oxidoreductase yields the protein MESNWDVIVIGAGMAGLSAAQKLQAAGRRVLVLEKSRGVGGRMATRRDENAQWDHGAQYFTARSAIFRRQVAIWLRANQISRWTEPIYAWDGQNLQISSPQQRFVGTPKMNAPLRAMATALNLKLSVQVTAIQATTQGWQVSAGEQIWQAQQLVLAIPAPQAATLIPSAHPTQAVHAFAAHTPMQPCWAVMLSCEHAINLPFAGAFINDGALSWLAHDSSKLGRAGQNWVLHASVAWSQAHLENSADEVIALLIQEFNRLLKQWGQAEPNWQNALAHRWKFAQGSSTEAVVQSAETGLVLAGDWLAGGRIEGAYLSGIDAANALLAATVVQ from the coding sequence ATGGAATCGAATTGGGATGTGATTGTCATTGGCGCGGGCATGGCCGGTTTAAGTGCTGCGCAAAAACTGCAAGCAGCAGGTCGACGCGTTTTAGTGTTAGAAAAATCGCGCGGTGTCGGCGGGCGGATGGCAACGCGGCGAGACGAGAACGCACAATGGGATCATGGTGCGCAATATTTTACCGCGCGCTCGGCGATATTTCGTCGCCAAGTGGCGATCTGGCTGCGTGCCAATCAGATTAGCCGTTGGACTGAGCCGATTTATGCGTGGGATGGTCAAAACCTGCAAATCAGCTCCCCGCAACAACGCTTTGTTGGCACGCCCAAAATGAACGCGCCCTTAAGAGCGATGGCTACAGCGCTGAACCTCAAATTGTCGGTGCAAGTCACAGCGATTCAGGCCACGACGCAGGGTTGGCAAGTGAGCGCGGGTGAGCAAATCTGGCAAGCGCAACAGCTTGTGCTGGCAATACCCGCGCCGCAAGCAGCGACACTGATTCCCTCCGCACACCCGACGCAGGCCGTTCACGCTTTTGCCGCACATACACCCATGCAGCCTTGCTGGGCGGTGATGCTCAGCTGTGAACACGCCATTAATTTGCCGTTCGCTGGCGCTTTCATCAATGACGGCGCGCTATCTTGGTTGGCTCACGACAGTAGCAAGCTCGGTCGAGCGGGCCAAAATTGGGTGCTACACGCTAGCGTCGCTTGGTCGCAAGCTCATTTAGAAAACTCAGCCGATGAGGTCATTGCTTTACTGATTCAGGAGTTCAATCGCCTGCTTAAGCAGTGGGGGCAAGCTGAACCCAATTGGCAAAATGCCTTGGCACATCGCTGGAAGTTCGCGCAAGGGAGCAGCACTGAAGCGGTAGTTCAATCCGCTGAAACGGGTTTGGTATTGGCTGGTGATTGGCTAGCTGGTGGACGTATTGAAGGCGCATACCTATCAGGCATCGATGCGGCAAATGCCCTGCTGGCCGCAACAGTTGTTCAATAA
- a CDS encoding winged helix-turn-helix domain-containing protein translates to MTQRELLREVWGPNHSESSQYLRVYMGHLRQKLENDPALPRFLITETGVGYRLVH, encoded by the coding sequence ATGACACAGCGCGAATTGCTGCGCGAAGTTTGGGGCCCCAATCACAGTGAATCCAGTCAGTATTTGCGCGTCTACATGGGGCATTTACGCCAAAAACTTGAAAATGATCCGGCCTTGCCCCGATTTCTAATTACTGAAACCGGGGTTGGTTATCGGCTAGTCCATTGA